A window of the Arachis duranensis cultivar V14167 chromosome 5, aradu.V14167.gnm2.J7QH, whole genome shotgun sequence genome harbors these coding sequences:
- the LOC107487784 gene encoding methionine aminopeptidase 1D, chloroplastic/mitochondrial, with amino-acid sequence MAGGVSVHPRLMSSFVGTRLRRCSLQQPLPQLFRYNPGSKHVSMRLSRTFSGITNLLFNRRTVDELPGKRKRLRPGNVSPRREVPKDIPRPPYVKSKTPAGLVTGPEVHDEKGIEFMRASGRLAAQVLQYAGTLVRPGITTDDIDQAVHQMIVDNGAYPSPLGYGGFPKSVCTSVNECICHGIPDSRVLEDGDIINIDVTVYLNGHHGDTSATFFCGDVDDEARKLVQVTKECLDKAISICGSGVEYKRIGKIIHDHADKFGYGVVRQFVGHGVGKVFHADPVILHYRNNERGRMMLNQTFTIEPMLTIGSIKPVLWDDNWTVVTEDGSLSAQFEHTILVTSDGVEIMTRC; translated from the exons ATGGCGGGCGGCGTGTCAGTGCATCCGAGGTTGATGTCTTCTTTCGTCGGAACTCGTCTCCGACGTTGCTCCTTGCAACAACCCCTTCCTCAACTATTTCGTTACAACCCAG GAAGCAAGCATGTTTCTATGCGGTTATCTCGAACATTTTCTGGCATCACCAATCTCTTATTCAATAGAAG AACTGTAGATGAATTGCCAGGCAAGCGCAAACGTCTGAGGCCGGGAAATGTTTCTCCTCGTCGAGAAGTTCCGAAGGATATTCCTAGGCCTCCATATGTAAAGTCTAAAACTCCAGCAGGACTTGTGACTGGCCCTGAAGTGCATGATGAGAAGGGGATAGAATTCATGAGAGCTTCTGGAAGGCTTGCTGCACAGGTTCTTCAATATGCTGGCACCTTAGTCAGG CCAGGCATAACAACTGATGACATTGACCAAGCTGTTCACCAAATGATAGTTGATAATGGTGCATACCCATCTCCTCTTGGCTATGGTGGTTTTCCAAAGAGTGTCTGCACATCCGTGAATGAATGCATTTGCCATGGAATACCGGATTCTCGTGTGCTTGAG GATGGTGATATAATCAACATTGATGTTACCGTTTATTTAAAT GGCCATCATGGTGACACATCTGCAACTTTCTTTTGTGGAGATGTTGATGATGAGGCAAGAAAACTAGTTCAG GTAACTAAAGAATGCTTAGATAAAGCAATATCAATATGCGGTTCGGGTGTGGAATACAAAAGGATAGGCAAAATAATTCA TGATCATGCAGATAAATTCGGTTATGGGGTCGTGAGACAGTTTGTTGGTCATGGAGTTGGAAAAGTTTTTCATGCTGATCCAGTTATTCTTCACTATA GAAACAATGAACGCGGACGGATGATGCTAAATCAAACCTTTACAATCG AACCAATGCTAACTATAGGCAGCATCAAGCCTGTTTTGTGGGATGATAACTGGACGGTGGTGACGGAAGATGGAAGTCTTTCGGCGCAGTTTGAACACACCATTCTTGTAACCTCGGATGGAGTCGAGATTATGACTCGATGCTGA